A single region of the Candidatus Desulfatibia profunda genome encodes:
- a CDS encoding O-antigen ligase family protein yields KYRLVITIENYWRENRCLIQIQDFPDLERLMFWQSVAGYQGFHKLFSMSGGSYNLFYPLAFFFIIFFNIRNDVKQNLTNRILLYIFFVLLFVLLSLGIERTPIAMIVIGIAGSRINFASNKKIMKGLLPLLTVIIGAIIILKLVSPILAQVGDRRFLRISELSNPLEAETVHSRMDIQWRDAIGYIIESKGLGAGVGTGSNVVTRANINAFHYGAHNMFLKIILETGLIGLISFLLLIWKTGYYLIRIDRLSSNDFERRLSRALLGGIAAIFAAGIFNIPLDYHLGIFFWFLVGYASMIYSDLVRSSSSRRER; encoded by the coding sequence AAAAATATCGGTTAGTTATAACCATTGAAAATTATTGGCGCGAAAATCGGTGTTTAATACAAATACAAGATTTTCCGGATCTTGAAAGGTTAATGTTTTGGCAGAGTGTCGCTGGATACCAAGGCTTTCATAAGCTATTTTCAATGAGCGGGGGATCATATAACCTTTTTTATCCTCTTGCCTTTTTCTTCATTATATTTTTTAACATCAGGAATGATGTTAAGCAGAATCTGACAAACAGGATTTTACTATATATTTTTTTTGTATTGTTATTCGTATTGCTCTCGTTAGGGATTGAAAGAACTCCTATTGCAATGATTGTGATAGGTATTGCTGGATCCAGAATCAATTTCGCAAGCAATAAAAAAATCATGAAAGGGTTGCTACCATTATTGACCGTTATTATTGGAGCGATTATTATATTGAAATTGGTAAGTCCAATTCTAGCTCAAGTCGGTGATAGACGTTTTCTGAGGATATCAGAATTGAGTAATCCATTAGAGGCTGAAACAGTACACTCTCGAATGGATATACAATGGCGTGATGCAATCGGATATATTATAGAATCAAAAGGGCTTGGTGCAGGTGTTGGAACAGGTTCAAATGTGGTCACGAGGGCGAATATAAACGCATTTCACTATGGTGCTCATAATATGTTTTTAAAAATCATTTTAGAAACTGGGCTGATCGGCCTAATATCATTTCTATTACTTATTTGGAAAACTGGATATTATTTGATTAGGATTGACAGGCTATCATCTAATGATTTTGAAAGAAGGTTATCAAGAGCGCTACTCGGAGGTATTGCGGCGATCTTTGCTGCAGGCATTTTCAACATTCCTTTAGATTATCATCTTGGAATCTTTTTCTGGTTTTTAGTGGGCTACGCTTCAATGATTTATAGTGATTTAGTGCGAAGTAGCTCCTCCCGCCGTGAGAGATAA
- a CDS encoding glycosyltransferase: MNKSIICISTHFWHDFWFRKQHFMSRFAKQGYKILYVQPTHSMVRPYRKPELADNRFFLPTLTKLDENITLFSPPRLFPKPTEPISSIASYKYISRLIGRTARRLGMDDGLLWVYRPEYAPGLGLIPHRRLVFDLADDLAAYNESATRMSAHIGDCTARLASAADLMVVTSPTLQDSYQGRTRQCELVPNGFDENLFDGNPKPMPPDMAQIPRPIAGFVGTLFSFLDYPLIYEAAKALPDVSFVFVGPVEKGGKQGVDQISSLKNTYFLGSKKREIVPDYVSNFNVCINPFKVDNVSKAVSPLKVYEYLATGRPVISTPMAGLEKEDAGKWVRFAEPAGFVQALSRLIKSDKINEINQEQIQAANTFSWESHFRRLSERIEELQ, from the coding sequence ATGAATAAATCCATCATCTGCATTTCCACCCACTTCTGGCATGACTTCTGGTTTCGCAAGCAGCATTTCATGTCGCGGTTTGCCAAGCAGGGATATAAAATTTTGTATGTCCAGCCGACCCATTCCATGGTGCGGCCATACCGCAAGCCGGAGCTGGCCGACAACCGGTTTTTTTTACCGACACTAACAAAGCTGGATGAAAACATCACCCTGTTTTCCCCCCCCAGGCTGTTTCCAAAACCCACCGAGCCGATCAGTTCCATTGCCAGTTATAAATACATCTCCCGGCTCATCGGCCGGACCGCGCGGCGGCTTGGCATGGATGACGGCCTCTTATGGGTCTACCGGCCCGAATACGCGCCCGGCCTGGGTCTGATCCCGCACCGGCGCCTGGTCTTCGATCTGGCCGACGACCTGGCCGCGTACAATGAATCGGCCACCCGCATGTCCGCGCACATTGGCGATTGCACGGCAAGGCTGGCATCGGCGGCTGACCTCATGGTCGTTACCTCCCCCACGTTGCAGGACTCGTACCAAGGCCGCACCCGCCAATGTGAGTTGGTCCCCAATGGGTTTGACGAAAACCTGTTTGACGGCAACCCCAAACCCATGCCTCCGGATATGGCCCAAATCCCCAGGCCCATTGCCGGGTTTGTCGGTACGCTTTTTTCCTTTCTCGATTACCCGTTGATTTATGAAGCAGCCAAAGCGTTGCCCGATGTTTCTTTTGTTTTTGTCGGGCCGGTTGAAAAAGGCGGAAAACAGGGGGTGGATCAGATCAGCAGCTTGAAAAATACCTATTTTCTCGGATCAAAAAAAAGGGAGATAGTGCCGGATTACGTGTCAAACTTCAATGTGTGCATCAACCCCTTCAAGGTGGACAATGTCTCCAAAGCGGTCAGCCCCTTGAAGGTTTATGAATACCTGGCCACGGGCAGGCCGGTGATATCCACGCCCATGGCGGGCCTGGAAAAAGAGGATGCCGGAAAATGGGTGCGGTTCGCCGAACCTGCCGGATTTGTCCAGGCCCTTTCCCGGCTGATAAAAAGCGATAAAATTAATGAAATCAACCAGGAACAAATCCAGGCAGCCAATACATTTTCCTGGGAGAGCCATTTCC